Proteins encoded in a region of the Diospyros lotus cultivar Yz01 chromosome 9, ASM1463336v1, whole genome shotgun sequence genome:
- the LOC127809132 gene encoding uncharacterized protein LOC127809132, whose translation MPSTYFPLRWESTGEQWWYASPIDWAAANGHYDLVRELLHLDANLLIKLTSLRRIRRLETVWDDESQFNDAAKCRSQVAQKLLVDCESNRGHNSLIRAGYGGWLLYTAASAGDLGFVKELLVTDPLLVFGEGEYGVTDILYAAARSNNSEVFRLLLDVSVSQSVGGEVGRQPEEVSSVFRWEMMNRAVHAAARGGSVEILRKLLGDCSDVLIYRDGQGSTILHSASGRGQTEVVKDLIASYDIIACTDKQGNTALNIAAYRCYLAVVEVLILASHSITALRNNNGDTFLHMAVAGFRSPGFRRLDRQIELMKQLVCGKLVNLQDVINVRNNDGRTAFHMAIIENIQSEVMELLMTVPSINLNICDANGMTALDLLKQRPRSAVSEILIKRLMSAGGTCNCQDYVARSAFVSHMKVHGIGGSPGTSFRIPDAEIFLYTGIENASGPNLDPATTEYSSFSSELSNLNSPAMCKSLDNRKSSSINNAARKLKILLRWPRKERKADLSKPGDDDSLASYSVSGNLEDSPISLRQRFSKNMSLPNNRRILCVRNSLPSPSTKKKFAARLMHGVIQAVPQLDVQSPLSPFSESSRSPALSIDKQNEIEESPSSSCSFNGEKFPSKRSPFNKKLMNQYFCFGAQGLVVEDSVTCTHPHLSDKHSSS comes from the exons ATGCCGTCCACATACTTTCCTCTAAGGTGGGAGAGCACCGGAGAGCAATGGTGGTACGCTTCTCCCATAGATTGGGCCGCCGCCAATGGCCACTACGATCTGGTCCGGGAGCTGCTCCACCTCGACGCCAATCTGCTCATCAAGCTCACCTCTCTCCGGCGAATTCGCCGCCTCGAAACCGTCTGGGACGACGAATCACAGTTCAATGACGCGGCCAAATGCCGATCCCAGGTGGCCCAAAAGCTGCTCGTTGATTGTGAATCAAACAGAGGCCACAATTCCTTGATCAGAGCCGGCTATGGCGGCTGGCTTCTCTACACTGCTGCCTCTGCTGGGGATTTGGGATTTGTCAAGGAATTGCTGGTGACAGACCCTCTTCTTGTGTTCGGGGAAGGAGAGTATGGCGTTACTGATATACTCTATGCTGCTGCTAGAAGCAATAATTCTGAGGTTTTCAGGCTCCTGCTCGATGTCTCGGTTTCACAGAG TGTTGGTGGAGAAGTAGGGAGACAGCCAGAGGAAGTTTCATCAGTGTTTAGGTGGGAGATGATGAACCGGGCGGTTCATGCCGCGGCTAGGGGAGGCAGCGTGGAGATTCTCAGAAAACTTCTTGGAGATTGCTCGGATGTTTTGATTTACAGAGATGGTCAGGGATCTACCATATTGCATTCTGCCTCTGGAAGAGGGCAGACTGAG GTAGTGAAAGACCTAATAGCATCCTATGATATCATCGCATGTACAGATAAGCAGGGGAACACAGCTTTAAATATAGCTGCTTACAGGTGTTACTTGGCTGTGGTAGAGGTTCTAATTCTGGCATCTCACTCAATCACGGCCTTAAGAAACAACAATGGAGACACTTTTCTTCATATGGCAGTGGCTGGTTTCCGAAGCCCTGGTTTCCGCAGACTGGACCGTCAGATTGAGCTCATGAAGCAGTTGGTCTGTGGAAAGCTTGTGAATCTTCAGGATGTCATCAATGTCAGGAACAATGATGGACGAACGGCCTTTCACATGGCTATAATTGAGAACATTCAGTCTGAAGTGATGGAACTCCTCATGACTGTACCTTCAATTAATTTGAACATTTGTGATGCCAATGGCATGACTGCACTTGATCTCCTCAAGCAAAGGCCACGGTCAGCTGTTTCTGAAATTCTGATCAAGCGATTGATGTCAGCCGGGGGGACTTGTAACTGTCAGGATTACGTGGCAAGAAGTGCGTTTGTTTCCCATATGAAGGTGCATGGTATTGGAGGCAGCCCTGGAACTTCTTTCAGAATCCCTGACGCAGAAATATTCCTATACACCGGTATAGAGAATGCATCTGGGCCCAATCTTGATCCTGCAACCACAGAATACAGTTCTTTCTCAAGTGAGCTTAGTAACTTGAACTCTCCTGCCATGTGTAAGTCACTGGACAACAGGAAATCGAGCTCGATAAATAATGCTGCAAGGAAGCTGAAGATTCTCCTTCGGtggccaaggaaagaaagaaaagctgATCTCAGTAAGCCCGGGGATGACGATTCTTTAGCATCATACAGTGTTTCTGGAAACTTGGAAGATAGTCCAATCTCTCTTCGACAGAGATTCTCCAAGAACATGTCCCTACCAAACAACAGAAGGATACTGTGTGTCAGAAACAGTCTTCCAAGTCCATCCACCAAAAAGAAGTTTGCTGCACGGTTAATGCATGGTGTCATTCAGGCAGTGCCACAGTTAGATGTCCAATCACCTTTAAGTCCTTTCTCAGAATCATCCAGGTCCCCAGCTCTCTCAATTGATAAACAGAATGAAATTGAAGAATCCCCTAGCTCAAGTTGCTCTTTCAATGGCGAGAAGTTTCCAAGCAAACGATCCCCCTTTAATAAGAAGTTGATGAATCAGTATTTCTGTTTTGGTGCACAAGGCCTCGTTGTTGAAGATTCAGTTACCTGCACCCATCCGCATCTGAGTGACAAACATTCCAGTTCTTGA
- the LOC127810689 gene encoding pentatricopeptide repeat-containing protein At3g04130, mitochondrial isoform X1, whose amino-acid sequence MMIHSVLWMQVHKAPHTQYIPLFIFPFMCYQVWNHIKRSIFLGDLFASRTFSHAVFGYFSCSLSSSSFPCPLDSSSLSGSQVGCQEAKSFDLTKNFDFHALMTKVRAATSANEIFQLLTHDHACNIVLSSPSIVDILLHQFKDDWKSALGVFRWAASHPGYKLSPKAYDLMVDILGKAKQMEKMKELVEEMCQAHLVTLATIAKVMRRLAGAGEWEDAVRTFDDLGTFGLDKNTESMNLLLDTLCKEKNVEQARAIFLELKLHIPPNAHTFNIFIHGWCKINRVDEAHWTIQEMKGHGCRPCVISYSIIILSYCRQSNFQKVYELLDDMKTQGCQPNVVTYTTILCSLTKSYKFEEALQIPEKMKSSGCKPDTYFCNALINTLGRANRLCEAVNVFEVTMPKLGVTRNTSTYNTMIAMFCHHDEQQKALNVLKEMENSPSCKPDAQSFYPLLKTCFRSGKTDSQLRELLDDMVIKHHISFDVSTYTLLIHGLCRENKCEWAYLLFEEMMSQDLKPRYRTCRLLLDEIKQKNMYDAAEKIETFIKQMKSY is encoded by the coding sequence atGATGATTCATTCAGTTTTGTGGATGCAGGTGCATAAGGCGCCACATACTCAATACATTCCTCTTTTTATATTCCCGTTTATGTGCTATCAAGTGTGGAACCACATTAAAAGAAGCATCTTCCTTGGTGACCTGTTTGCATCTCGCACCTTTTCTCATGCTGTCTTTGGATATTTTTCTTGCTCCCTCTCTTCAAGTTCATTTCCATGCCCGTTGGACTCTTCCTCCTTGAGCGGAAGTCAAGTTGGCTGTCAAGAAGCTAAAAGTTTTGATTTGactaagaattttgatttccaTGCTTTGATGACCAAAGTTCGTGCTGCAACTAGTGCTAATGAAATATTTCAGTTGCTTACCCATGACCATGCTTGCAATATTGTGCTTAGCTCTCCCAGCATTGTTGATATATTACTCCATCAGTTCAAAGATGACTGGAAGTCTGCATTAGGTGTTTTTAGATGGGCAGCATCACACCCTGGTTATAAATTGTCACCAAAAGCATATGATTTGATGGTAGACATCCTAGGTAAGGCAAAGCAGATGGAAAAGATGAAAGAGCTGGTAGAGGAAATGTGCCAAGCCCATCTTGTGACACTTGCTACTATAGCTAAGGTTATGCGAAGACTTGCTGGTGCAGGAGAATGGGAAGATGCTGTAAGGACGTTTGATGACCTAGGGACCTTTGGATTGGACAAAAATACAGAGTCGATGAACTTGTTGCTTGACACCCTTTGCAAAGAGAAAAATGTTGAGCAGGCCCGTGCTATCTTCTTGGAGTTAAAATTGCATATCCCACCAAATGCTCATACATTCAACATTTTTATTCATGGGTGGTGCAAGATAAATAGGGTCGATGAGGCTCACTGGACAATCCAAGAGATGAAGGGACATGGTTGTCGACCTTGTGTCATCAGCTACTCAATCATCATCTTATCCTATTGTCGCCAGTCCAACTTCCAGAAAGTCTATGAGCTCCTTGATGATATGAAAACTCAAGGGTGTCAACCAAATGTTGTTACTTACACCACTATCTTGTGTTCACTAACTAAGTCATACAAGTTTGAGGAAGCCTTGCAAATACCCGAGAAAATGAAATCAAGTGGATGTAAACCTGATACATACTTTTGCAATGCCTTGATTAATACGTTGGGAAGAGCTAACCGATTGTGTGAGGCTGTTAATGTTTTTGAAGTGACGATGCCCAAACTTGGTGTCACCCGGAATACATCAACCTACAATACGATGATTGCAATGTTTTGCCATCATGATGAACAGCAAAAGGCCTTAAATGTTCTTAAGGAGATGGAGAATTCACCATCTTGTAAGCCTGATGCTCAGTCCTTCTACCCGCTGCTCAAAACATGCTTTAGAAGTGGGAAGACAGACAGCCAGTTGAGGGAATTGTTGGATGACATGGTCATTAAGCACCATATTAGTTTTGACGTGTCAACTTATACACTTTTGATTCATGGGCTTTGTAGGGAAAACAAATGTGAATGGGCATACCTCCTATTTGAGGAGATGATGAGCCAGGACTTAAAACCAAGATATCGGACATGTCGATTGCTTTTGGATGAAATCAAACAAAAGAATATGTATGATGCTGCAGAGAAGATAGAAACTTTCATAAAACAAATGAAATCCTATTGA
- the LOC127810689 gene encoding pentatricopeptide repeat-containing protein At3g04130, mitochondrial isoform X2, with translation MQVHKAPHTQYIPLFIFPFMCYQVWNHIKRSIFLGDLFASRTFSHAVFGYFSCSLSSSSFPCPLDSSSLSGSQVGCQEAKSFDLTKNFDFHALMTKVRAATSANEIFQLLTHDHACNIVLSSPSIVDILLHQFKDDWKSALGVFRWAASHPGYKLSPKAYDLMVDILGKAKQMEKMKELVEEMCQAHLVTLATIAKVMRRLAGAGEWEDAVRTFDDLGTFGLDKNTESMNLLLDTLCKEKNVEQARAIFLELKLHIPPNAHTFNIFIHGWCKINRVDEAHWTIQEMKGHGCRPCVISYSIIILSYCRQSNFQKVYELLDDMKTQGCQPNVVTYTTILCSLTKSYKFEEALQIPEKMKSSGCKPDTYFCNALINTLGRANRLCEAVNVFEVTMPKLGVTRNTSTYNTMIAMFCHHDEQQKALNVLKEMENSPSCKPDAQSFYPLLKTCFRSGKTDSQLRELLDDMVIKHHISFDVSTYTLLIHGLCRENKCEWAYLLFEEMMSQDLKPRYRTCRLLLDEIKQKNMYDAAEKIETFIKQMKSY, from the coding sequence ATGCAGGTGCATAAGGCGCCACATACTCAATACATTCCTCTTTTTATATTCCCGTTTATGTGCTATCAAGTGTGGAACCACATTAAAAGAAGCATCTTCCTTGGTGACCTGTTTGCATCTCGCACCTTTTCTCATGCTGTCTTTGGATATTTTTCTTGCTCCCTCTCTTCAAGTTCATTTCCATGCCCGTTGGACTCTTCCTCCTTGAGCGGAAGTCAAGTTGGCTGTCAAGAAGCTAAAAGTTTTGATTTGactaagaattttgatttccaTGCTTTGATGACCAAAGTTCGTGCTGCAACTAGTGCTAATGAAATATTTCAGTTGCTTACCCATGACCATGCTTGCAATATTGTGCTTAGCTCTCCCAGCATTGTTGATATATTACTCCATCAGTTCAAAGATGACTGGAAGTCTGCATTAGGTGTTTTTAGATGGGCAGCATCACACCCTGGTTATAAATTGTCACCAAAAGCATATGATTTGATGGTAGACATCCTAGGTAAGGCAAAGCAGATGGAAAAGATGAAAGAGCTGGTAGAGGAAATGTGCCAAGCCCATCTTGTGACACTTGCTACTATAGCTAAGGTTATGCGAAGACTTGCTGGTGCAGGAGAATGGGAAGATGCTGTAAGGACGTTTGATGACCTAGGGACCTTTGGATTGGACAAAAATACAGAGTCGATGAACTTGTTGCTTGACACCCTTTGCAAAGAGAAAAATGTTGAGCAGGCCCGTGCTATCTTCTTGGAGTTAAAATTGCATATCCCACCAAATGCTCATACATTCAACATTTTTATTCATGGGTGGTGCAAGATAAATAGGGTCGATGAGGCTCACTGGACAATCCAAGAGATGAAGGGACATGGTTGTCGACCTTGTGTCATCAGCTACTCAATCATCATCTTATCCTATTGTCGCCAGTCCAACTTCCAGAAAGTCTATGAGCTCCTTGATGATATGAAAACTCAAGGGTGTCAACCAAATGTTGTTACTTACACCACTATCTTGTGTTCACTAACTAAGTCATACAAGTTTGAGGAAGCCTTGCAAATACCCGAGAAAATGAAATCAAGTGGATGTAAACCTGATACATACTTTTGCAATGCCTTGATTAATACGTTGGGAAGAGCTAACCGATTGTGTGAGGCTGTTAATGTTTTTGAAGTGACGATGCCCAAACTTGGTGTCACCCGGAATACATCAACCTACAATACGATGATTGCAATGTTTTGCCATCATGATGAACAGCAAAAGGCCTTAAATGTTCTTAAGGAGATGGAGAATTCACCATCTTGTAAGCCTGATGCTCAGTCCTTCTACCCGCTGCTCAAAACATGCTTTAGAAGTGGGAAGACAGACAGCCAGTTGAGGGAATTGTTGGATGACATGGTCATTAAGCACCATATTAGTTTTGACGTGTCAACTTATACACTTTTGATTCATGGGCTTTGTAGGGAAAACAAATGTGAATGGGCATACCTCCTATTTGAGGAGATGATGAGCCAGGACTTAAAACCAAGATATCGGACATGTCGATTGCTTTTGGATGAAATCAAACAAAAGAATATGTATGATGCTGCAGAGAAGATAGAAACTTTCATAAAACAAATGAAATCCTATTGA
- the LOC127810689 gene encoding pentatricopeptide repeat-containing protein At3g04130, mitochondrial isoform X3 has protein sequence MCYQVWNHIKRSIFLGDLFASRTFSHAVFGYFSCSLSSSSFPCPLDSSSLSGSQVGCQEAKSFDLTKNFDFHALMTKVRAATSANEIFQLLTHDHACNIVLSSPSIVDILLHQFKDDWKSALGVFRWAASHPGYKLSPKAYDLMVDILGKAKQMEKMKELVEEMCQAHLVTLATIAKVMRRLAGAGEWEDAVRTFDDLGTFGLDKNTESMNLLLDTLCKEKNVEQARAIFLELKLHIPPNAHTFNIFIHGWCKINRVDEAHWTIQEMKGHGCRPCVISYSIIILSYCRQSNFQKVYELLDDMKTQGCQPNVVTYTTILCSLTKSYKFEEALQIPEKMKSSGCKPDTYFCNALINTLGRANRLCEAVNVFEVTMPKLGVTRNTSTYNTMIAMFCHHDEQQKALNVLKEMENSPSCKPDAQSFYPLLKTCFRSGKTDSQLRELLDDMVIKHHISFDVSTYTLLIHGLCRENKCEWAYLLFEEMMSQDLKPRYRTCRLLLDEIKQKNMYDAAEKIETFIKQMKSY, from the coding sequence ATGTGCTATCAAGTGTGGAACCACATTAAAAGAAGCATCTTCCTTGGTGACCTGTTTGCATCTCGCACCTTTTCTCATGCTGTCTTTGGATATTTTTCTTGCTCCCTCTCTTCAAGTTCATTTCCATGCCCGTTGGACTCTTCCTCCTTGAGCGGAAGTCAAGTTGGCTGTCAAGAAGCTAAAAGTTTTGATTTGactaagaattttgatttccaTGCTTTGATGACCAAAGTTCGTGCTGCAACTAGTGCTAATGAAATATTTCAGTTGCTTACCCATGACCATGCTTGCAATATTGTGCTTAGCTCTCCCAGCATTGTTGATATATTACTCCATCAGTTCAAAGATGACTGGAAGTCTGCATTAGGTGTTTTTAGATGGGCAGCATCACACCCTGGTTATAAATTGTCACCAAAAGCATATGATTTGATGGTAGACATCCTAGGTAAGGCAAAGCAGATGGAAAAGATGAAAGAGCTGGTAGAGGAAATGTGCCAAGCCCATCTTGTGACACTTGCTACTATAGCTAAGGTTATGCGAAGACTTGCTGGTGCAGGAGAATGGGAAGATGCTGTAAGGACGTTTGATGACCTAGGGACCTTTGGATTGGACAAAAATACAGAGTCGATGAACTTGTTGCTTGACACCCTTTGCAAAGAGAAAAATGTTGAGCAGGCCCGTGCTATCTTCTTGGAGTTAAAATTGCATATCCCACCAAATGCTCATACATTCAACATTTTTATTCATGGGTGGTGCAAGATAAATAGGGTCGATGAGGCTCACTGGACAATCCAAGAGATGAAGGGACATGGTTGTCGACCTTGTGTCATCAGCTACTCAATCATCATCTTATCCTATTGTCGCCAGTCCAACTTCCAGAAAGTCTATGAGCTCCTTGATGATATGAAAACTCAAGGGTGTCAACCAAATGTTGTTACTTACACCACTATCTTGTGTTCACTAACTAAGTCATACAAGTTTGAGGAAGCCTTGCAAATACCCGAGAAAATGAAATCAAGTGGATGTAAACCTGATACATACTTTTGCAATGCCTTGATTAATACGTTGGGAAGAGCTAACCGATTGTGTGAGGCTGTTAATGTTTTTGAAGTGACGATGCCCAAACTTGGTGTCACCCGGAATACATCAACCTACAATACGATGATTGCAATGTTTTGCCATCATGATGAACAGCAAAAGGCCTTAAATGTTCTTAAGGAGATGGAGAATTCACCATCTTGTAAGCCTGATGCTCAGTCCTTCTACCCGCTGCTCAAAACATGCTTTAGAAGTGGGAAGACAGACAGCCAGTTGAGGGAATTGTTGGATGACATGGTCATTAAGCACCATATTAGTTTTGACGTGTCAACTTATACACTTTTGATTCATGGGCTTTGTAGGGAAAACAAATGTGAATGGGCATACCTCCTATTTGAGGAGATGATGAGCCAGGACTTAAAACCAAGATATCGGACATGTCGATTGCTTTTGGATGAAATCAAACAAAAGAATATGTATGATGCTGCAGAGAAGATAGAAACTTTCATAAAACAAATGAAATCCTATTGA